In the Sandaracinus amylolyticus genome, CGCAGCGTGCCGCGCCACGAGCTCGTGCCCGACGATCTGCGCGCGATGGCGTACTGGGATCAGCCGCTGCCGATCGGGCACGAGCAGACGATCAGCCAGCCCTACATCGTCGCGCTGATGACGCAGCTCGCCGACGTCGATCCCGGCGACAAGATCCTCGAGGTCGGGACCGGCTCGGGCTACCAGGCCGCGGTGCTGAGCGCGATGGGCGCCGACGTCTACACGATCGAGATCGTCGAGGCGCTCGGTGGGCAAGCCGCCGAGGATCTCGAGCGCCTCGGCTACGACGTGCACGCGCGCATCGGCGACGGCTATCGCGGCTGGCCCGAGGAGGCGCCGTTCGACGCGATCGTGATCACCGCGGCGCCGCCCGAGGTGCCGCAGCCGCTGCTCGATCAGCTGCGCGTCGGAGGACGCCTCGTGGTCCCGGTCGGCGAGCGCGATGCACAAGAGCTCGTCGTCATCACGCGCACCGAGGACGGCTACGAGCGATCGCGCGGATTCCCCGTGCTCTTCGTGCCCATGACGGGCGAGGCACAGCGACGCTCGCGCTGATCACTCGAAACAGGTGCGGCACTGGTAGAGGTCGTCGCACGTCGCTTCGTCGATGCAGGACTCGCACGAAGGCGGCAGGTAGAGCTCGCTGAAGCTCGAGGCCGATGCCCACAGGCACTCGCGCAGCTCCACGTCTCCGCACTCCGCCATCGCCTCGCACACCGACGTCGTGCGCGGCCCCGCGACCCACGCCGCACCGGGGCCCATCATCAGCGCGACCCAGATCGCCGTGAACGCCGCGACGATCTCCGGCGCGAAGCGCCGCTTCGATCGCACGACGTCGCGCCCGGCGAGTCGCTCGCAGTGCCAGATCGCCCCGAGCACGTCGCCGAGCACCGCGAGCGGCAGCAGGAAGATCGCGAACGGCATGCCCGCGCCGGCGAGCACCAGCGCGAGCACCTCGACGAGCGCGACGATGCCCGCGCTGCGCCACTGCGCGACGTAGAGGTGCCCGCCGCCCGGGATCACCATCGACGCGAACGCAGCGACGCGCCGGCGCTTGCCTGCCACGGTCGACGGCGCGCGCGCCGCGTCGCGATAGCTCACGACGGCGCGCTCTTCGCGCGGCTCGTCCTCGTCGCGCAGATCGGGCCCGTCGATCGGCGCCGCCTCGAGCGCGTCCAAGAGCGCCTGCGCGCGCTCGCGATCTCGCCGTGGCACCTGCACGACGATCTCCACGTAGCTGCCCATCACACCGACCATCGCGCGGTGCTCGAGGCCCGGCGTCGACACCGGGATGCCTTCGCTCTCGAGGAGCTCGCGGATCATCTCCGCGCGCAGCGGCTCGTGCGTGCGCAGGAGCTCGACCCGCTCCTCGTCTCCGTGATCGTCGCTCATCCGCGCAGCGTACGAGGCCCCCACGCCCGACGTCGAGCTCTTGGCCCGTGAGTTGCTGAGCAACGCTGCGCATGGAGACCTCCGAGGTCCTTCGTTCGCTCGAGCACCACGCGCTTCTCGTGCTTCTCGTCCAGCTCGGCATCCTCCTCGCCGCGGCCCGCTTGCTCGGCGAGCTCGCGCGCAAGCTCGGTCAACCCGCGGTGATCGGCGAGCTCGCTGCGGGCGTGCTGCTCGGGCCTTCGGGCATCGGCGCGCTCGCGCCCGCCGCGCACCGCGCGGTCTTCCCGCACGACCAGGCGCAGGCCGATCTGCTCGCCGTCGTGTCGTGGATCGGCGTGCTCTTCCTGATCCTCGTGACCGGCATGGAGACCGACCTCGGCCTCGTGCGGCGCCAAGGAAAGACGGCGCTCGCGGTCTCCGCGACCGGCGTGATCGTGCCGTTCGCCACCGGCTTCGCGGTCGCGTGGCTGGTGCCGGTCGACATGATCGGCGGCGCCGATCAGCGGCTCGTGTTCGCGCTCTTCCTCGCGGTCGCGATGAGCATCTCCGCGGTGCCGGTGATCGCGAAGGTGCTCATCGAGACGCGCCTGGTACGTCGCGACGTCGGACAGCTGATGCTCGCCGCCGGGATGGCCGACGACACGCTCGGCTGGATCCTGCTCTCGGTCGTCGCCGGCCTCGCGTCGCGCGGCGAGCTCGATCTCGTGCACGCAGGCGGGGCAGCGCTCACCGCGATCGTGACGATCGGCCTCGGCCTCACGCTGGGACGTCGTGTGTTCGACGTCTACCTCCGCGGCATCGACCGCGCGTTCGGCGGCGCGCCGGCGCAGCTCTCCGCGATCCTCGTCGCGGCGTTCCTCGCGGCCGCCGGCACGCACGCGGCGGGCATCGAAGCGGTGCTCGGCACGTTCATCGTCGGCATCCTCGCGGGTCAGAGCCGCCGGCTGCGCGAGGACGTGACCGCGTCGATCGAGATGATCACGACCGGGTTCGTCGCGCCGATCTTCTTCGCGTCGGCGGGCCTGCGGGTCGACCTCGCGCTGCTGATGCGGCCCGACGTGCTCGGCGTGGGCGTCGCGATCCTCGCGGTCGCGTGCGTGGGCAAGCTCGTCGGTGCGTACCTCGGCGCGTGGATCGGTGGGCGCTCGCACTGGGAGCGCCTCGCGATGGGCGCGGGCATGAACGCGCGCGGCGCGATGGAGATCGTCGTCGCGACGATCGGCCTCGGCCTCGGCGTGCTCGGCCGCGAGACCTACTCGATCATCGTGATGATCGCGATCGTCACCTCGATGATGGCGCCGCCGCTGCTGCGCTTCTGCCTGCGCCGCGTGGAGATGACGCCCGACGAGCGCGCGCGCCTCGAGCGCGAGCAGATGGCGACCGAGAGCTTCCTCCTCCGGCTCCGCCGCGCGGTGCTGGTGCCCGGCGACGGCACCGCCTCGCTGCTGGCGGCGCGCCTGCTCGGCCTCGTCGGCGTGCGCACGCCGCTCGAGGTCTCGATCGTCGATCGCACCGGCGGCCAGAGCGCGGCGGTGCGCTACGCGGAGTCGCTCGCGAAGCACCCGAAGGGCGAGCTGCGCACCGCGCAGGACGAGAAGACCGCGCGGCGCGTCGAGGAGGACGCCGACTTGCTCGCGATGGGCGCGCCGCCGCCGCGCAAGGGCATCAGCCGCTTCCTCTTCGGGCCGCGCATCGATCGCAAGGTGCTCGAGGCGAAGAAGCCGGTCCTCGTGGTCGATGCCGCGCGCGGCAGCGCGGTGGTCGATCGCCTCGCGGCGGGCGAGCCGATCCGGCGGATCGTGGTGCCGGTGATCGGCACCGAGTACAGCCGGCGCGCGGTGGAGCTCGCGAGCGGCATCGCGGCGGGCTCGGGCGCCGCGCTCGAGCTCGTGCACGTCGTCGCGTCGCCCGATGCACACCGCTTCCTCGTGCGCACGCACGGCGAGACGATCCGCCAGGCCGCGCAGCGCTCGCTCGAGCACTTCGCGGACATCGCGCACAAGCTCGGCGCCGAGGACGTGACCACGCAGATCATCGAGTCGGACTCGACCGAACGCGCGATCGTCGCGGAGGCCGAGCGCACCGACGTCGATCTCGTGCTCCTCGGTGTCGCGCTGCGCCCCGGGAACGAGCGCGCGTTCTTCGGGCCCAAGCTCGAGGAGCTCGTGCGCCGCGCGACGCGCCCCGTCGTCGTGCTCGCGTCGTGATCCGATCGTGAGCCACGGCGCTCGGGACGCGATCTCGTCGTGGTAGATCTCGATCCTCGACGGAGGATCGCGTGGGGTCGAACGACGTCGTCGAAGCGAGGCTGGAGCGCCACCGCGAGCACCACCTCGCGGTCGCGCAGGAGATCACGCACATCGGCAGCTGGGAGTGGGATCTCGCGACGAACGTCGTCTCGTGGTCCGACGAGCTGTATCGCATCTACGGGCTCGCCCCGCGCTCGCGCCCGATCACGCTCGAGGTGTTCCTCTCGTTCCTCGAGCCCTCGGATCGCGCGCGCATCCAGGACGAGGTGCAGCGCGCGATCGCCCGCGGAGGCCGCTTCACCTACCACGAGCGCATCGTCCGTCCCGATGGCAGCCGCCGCGATCTCGACACGATCGGCGAGGTGATCCCCGGCGCCGATGGCCGCCCGATCGCGCTGATCGGCAGCTGTCGCGACATCACCGACCAGCTCCGGCGCGACGATGCGGCGCGGCTCTACGCGGACATCGTCCACAACATCCAGATCGGGATCGCGGTGTGGCGCGTCGACGACCCCGACGACGTCGCGTCGGCGCGCCTGGTCGCGTTCAACCCTCACGCCGAGATGATCGCGGGCGGACCGATGGCGGCGCGGATCGGGCAGCCGCTCTCCGTCGCGTACCCCCGCGTGGTGCACAGCGAGCTCAGCGCGACGATCGCCGAGGTGGCGCGCGAGCGCCGCGTGCGCGAGGTGGGCATCGACTACGAGAGCCCCGACGGGACCTCGCACGAGCTCATGGTGCGCGTGTTCCCGCTCCCTTCGCAGAGCATCGGCCTCGCCTTCGAAGACGTGACGCGACAGTCGCGCGCGCGGGCGATGCGCTCGTCGGAGCAGCGCGTCCTCGAGATGATCGCGTCCGGCGCGCCGCTCGCCGACGTGCTCACGACGCTGCTGGTCGCGATCGAGGGCCACGCGCCCGGCACCTTCGGCTCGGTGCTGCTCCTCGACGCGCAGGGTACGCACCTGCGCCACGGCGCCGCGCCGAACCTCCCGGCGGCGCTGGTGCGCGCGATCGACGGCTCCCTGATCGGGCCCGCCCACGGCTCGTGCGGCACCTCCGCGTACCGCAACGAGCCGGTGCTCGTGGAGGACGTCGAGACCAGCCCGCTCTGGGA is a window encoding:
- a CDS encoding DUF2007 domain-containing protein, producing MSDDHGDEERVELLRTHEPLRAEMIRELLESEGIPVSTPGLEHRAMVGVMGSYVEIVVQVPRRDRERAQALLDALEAAPIDGPDLRDEDEPREERAVVSYRDAARAPSTVAGKRRRVAAFASMVIPGGGHLYVAQWRSAGIVALVEVLALVLAGAGMPFAIFLLPLAVLGDVLGAIWHCERLAGRDVVRSKRRFAPEIVAAFTAIWVALMMGPGAAWVAGPRTTSVCEAMAECGDVELRECLWASASSFSELYLPPSCESCIDEATCDDLYQCRTCFE
- a CDS encoding protein-L-isoaspartate(D-aspartate) O-methyltransferase — encoded protein: MRAMLSFVLATCVVAGCSREPAEPRAAKADAPTTSTGADTAGGAYADEREELARALARDGIHDDRVLAAIRSVPRHELVPDDLRAMAYWDQPLPIGHEQTISQPYIVALMTQLADVDPGDKILEVGTGSGYQAAVLSAMGADVYTIEIVEALGGQAAEDLERLGYDVHARIGDGYRGWPEEAPFDAIVITAAPPEVPQPLLDQLRVGGRLVVPVGERDAQELVVITRTEDGYERSRGFPVLFVPMTGEAQRRSR
- a CDS encoding cation:proton antiporter, which gives rise to METSEVLRSLEHHALLVLLVQLGILLAAARLLGELARKLGQPAVIGELAAGVLLGPSGIGALAPAAHRAVFPHDQAQADLLAVVSWIGVLFLILVTGMETDLGLVRRQGKTALAVSATGVIVPFATGFAVAWLVPVDMIGGADQRLVFALFLAVAMSISAVPVIAKVLIETRLVRRDVGQLMLAAGMADDTLGWILLSVVAGLASRGELDLVHAGGAALTAIVTIGLGLTLGRRVFDVYLRGIDRAFGGAPAQLSAILVAAFLAAAGTHAAGIEAVLGTFIVGILAGQSRRLREDVTASIEMITTGFVAPIFFASAGLRVDLALLMRPDVLGVGVAILAVACVGKLVGAYLGAWIGGRSHWERLAMGAGMNARGAMEIVVATIGLGLGVLGRETYSIIVMIAIVTSMMAPPLLRFCLRRVEMTPDERARLEREQMATESFLLRLRRAVLVPGDGTASLLAARLLGLVGVRTPLEVSIVDRTGGQSAAVRYAESLAKHPKGELRTAQDEKTARRVEEDADLLAMGAPPPRKGISRFLFGPRIDRKVLEAKKPVLVVDAARGSAVVDRLAAGEPIRRIVVPVIGTEYSRRAVELASGIAAGSGAALELVHVVASPDAHRFLVRTHGETIRQAAQRSLEHFADIAHKLGAEDVTTQIIESDSTERAIVAEAERTDVDLVLLGVALRPGNERAFFGPKLEELVRRATRPVVVLAS
- a CDS encoding GAF domain-containing sensor histidine kinase, producing the protein MGSNDVVEARLERHREHHLAVAQEITHIGSWEWDLATNVVSWSDELYRIYGLAPRSRPITLEVFLSFLEPSDRARIQDEVQRAIARGGRFTYHERIVRPDGSRRDLDTIGEVIPGADGRPIALIGSCRDITDQLRRDDAARLYADIVHNIQIGIAVWRVDDPDDVASARLVAFNPHAEMIAGGPMAARIGQPLSVAYPRVVHSELSATIAEVARERRVREVGIDYESPDGTSHELMVRVFPLPSQSIGLAFEDVTRQSRARAMRSSEQRVLEMIASGAPLADVLTTLLVAIEGHAPGTFGSVLLLDAQGTHLRHGAAPNLPAALVRAIDGSLIGPAHGSCGTSAYRNEPVLVEDVETSPLWDDWRHLLRPYGLRACWSMPIAASDGRVAGTFALYYREPRLPTPDEIDLIARATHLAGIAIQREQREDRMRALSAHVEAVQEQERTAVAREIHDELGQALTALKIDVAWVARRTPSDDASEPVRARLASMSTMIDGIIDTVRRISSDLRPGVLDELGLVAALEWKTQHFEEHIGIPCSFRTNLGDVRLPREFGTALYRMLQEALTNVVRHAGASHVEVSLEHAGDRLRLEVHDDGKGITTEAATNPRSLGLLGVHERARRLGGEVKVTRAERGGTTFVVDVPWPAMRGGAT